gctctgccccccatggtggtgagacgggcgggggggacagacaggtttatggaggaagaggatctgagggagcggaagggagtgggacgctggaggagatcagacaaatatgggggggcgaggttgtggatggccttgaatgctaatagaaggattttgaatttgatacggaactggaccgggagccagtggagctgttggaggacaggagtgatgtggtggatggagggggttcgagttatgatgcgggcagctgaattctggaccaattgaagtttgtggagggatttgtgagcgagaccgaagaggagagagttgcaaaaatcgagacgggaagtgacgagactgtggacaagaattgcagcagtgtggggggtaagggaggggcggaggcgattgatgttacgtaggtggaagtaggcagaccgggtatgttattgacatggggttgaaaggataatgtgctgtcaaggatgacacccagactcttaaccttgggggaggtgagacggagcagttgtcaattgtgagagaaaaaccgtctgttttggaaagagtggctttggtgccaatgaggagaacctcggttttattactgtttaattttaggaagttttgggtgagccagatttttatttcagagatgcaatccgtaagggaggtgggcgggagagtgacgagggtttggtggagaggtagagctgggtgtcatcggcgtaacagtggaagtgaatgttaaatttgcggaagatattgccgaggggaagcaggtaaatgatgaagagtaggggccccaaaacagagccctggggcacacctgaagtgacggaggagggaatggattcacaggacttgagttgaatgaactgtGTGCGACCAGGAGgtaagatgtgaaccagtctaacggagtgtgggtgatgccaatggaagatagcctattgaggagggtggtgtgacagatggtgtcaaatgctgcactcaggtcgaggaggatgaggatggtgaggagtccagaatcagctgccatgaggaggtcgttggtgattttgatgagtgctgtttcagtgcaatggagggggcggaaaccggactggaactgttcatacaggttattatgggataggtgagaatggagttgagaggcaactgttttttcaagaattttggagaggaagggaagattggaaataggacggaagttgttgaagttggatgggtcggcaccaggttttttcaaaataggggtgatggcagcagttttgaaggatgtagggaCGGTTCCAGTGGTATGGGAGGAGTTGAtgatagcagagatgagggggacAAGGGAGGGAAGACAGGCTAAGCCAACAAGGTCCCCATTttccttattttattttgcaggaCAGAGAGAGTAATTGGCTATAGTGTACTGCACATCCTTCTAGACTCAGCTGTCTGAGAAATTACCCTAAATTGAGACAATGATCGAAGCAGTCCTTCTAAATGCTATTGctacttcatttatttattatacatgtATGTTTCCTTTCTTGGGTGTTTATTATTTATGGTAATATTTAATGTATGTCCTTTTGGTGTTATTTGCcttatgtatgtttgtatatagGGCTCTGTCCTCTTTTTATATGAGCTACCCAGGGATGCGAAAAGAATTTCAGCTCTGGCTAACAATAAAGTTGTATCGTATTTGACACTCATTTCCACCTCAGACCAGCTGCGTCCCTTCCTTGATGACTCTGCGGGAGGTTTTGTGGAGCGTCTTTTTGAAGCTTTGGAGGAAAGCCGCAATGCACGTGGCaacaaaggaggaggagaaaagcaCCGCAAGAGAGACCTCAAGGTAAGCGAATACCCTCGCAAACTTCAACTAGACACCTTTGTATTATCATGACATACCTAAACACATTTACACGCACTATTATGAAATGGGAAAGTCAGAAAGAGACTTGGACTgctgctttttcactttttgccccccccccccccccccccttttttaaattttattacttaaaaaacaaattctgttttgtctgattggTCACAGGATGTGTTTGGTGATGAGCCTGCAACAGGTGCAGTGCGAGAAATTCAGGAGTCAGATGTGACAGCACCAAAGAGGAAACGGGTCCCTCGCTtcgaggaggtggaggtggaggagccTGAGGTCATACCCGGACCTCCATCTGAGAGCCCTGGCATGCTGACCAAAATGCAGGTAAGACATTTTGTCCTCTGTGCAGTTAAGATTGTTCGTAAGTGGTTTTGAGTTTTTATGATAAACTTTCTGCTTACTAACCTCTTCTCTGTTTTACTAGATAAAACAGATGATGGAAGCAGCCACGAAACAAATtgaagagaggaagaaacaaCTGAGCTTTTCCTCTTCAGTCCCTACTGCACCAGTAAAGAAATAACTTAATAAGACTTAACATACTGAAAAAGAAGTATCAGTAATTCCTGGCAATGCATTCAGTATgacaccatttttattttcactgaCTAACATCTGCCCCTTCCCACACCACCATCATAGCTGGAAAGCCCTCCAGTCTCACGGCTTCTTGGCACATCCACTGCTGCAGCTGCAGGTGGTGGCTCATCTATCGCCCCCTCCCAGGCTGCCAGCTTCATGAATGATGCTATCGAGAAGGCCCGCAAGGCCGCTGAGCTACAGGCCCGCATCCAGTCCCAGTTAGCCATGAAACCTGGTATCCTCGGAGCCTTGGGAAACACTGGGCCTCACAACCTAGTGGCACTAGCTAATCTTCACGCTATGGGAATTGCCCCACCGTGAGTAATGTCACAGTATTTaggattttaatatttaaagatgACTTGGCAGTGGGAAAATAGACTGCTTTCTCTGtgtcccttttttgttttattttctatagAAAAGTAGAAATCAAGGAGGTGAACAAGCCAACACCTCTTATTCTAGATGACAAAGGAAGAACTGTGGATGCCAGTGGCAAAGAGGTTGAACTCACACACCGCATGCCAACACTGAAAGGTATGTGTACGCAATGGTCCAATAcctacctacacacacacacacacacacacacacacacttcttgcATTATTGTTCAATTAATTTTCCTCTGTCTGTGTAGCAAACATCCGAGCAGTAAAGAGGGAGCAGTTTCGCCAGCAGCTGAAGGAAAAGCCTGGAGAGGACTTAGAGTCCACGTCCTACTTCGACCAACGTGTGATGATTACACCGGCTCAGCGCGCTCGCAGGGGCTTCAAGTTCCATGACCAAGGGCGCTTTGAGAAGATTGCTCAGAGAATTAGAACTAAGGTTGGTTCCAAAACTGTCACATGTCAGCATTTGTCTCACAGTGGTTATTTGGATTAGACATAAAGTAaataatttttacaaaaaaaaaaaaacactggtctTTTTCCCTCCTTGTTTAATTTTGACCTAAATCAGGCCCAGTTGGAAAGGTTGCAGAATGAGATTGCCCAGGCAGCGAAGAAGACGGGAATCCAAGCATCCACCAAACTGGCACTGATTGCCCCTAGGAAAGAGATTGGAGAAGGGGAGGTGCCCAACATTGAGTGGTGGGACTCCTACATTCTGCCCTACAACATAGACATGTAAGAAATTAAAACTAATCCAGGAACTTAAAGGGATAGCTCACTGCTGGAAAGATGAATATGCAttgaatgtgtatatatgtatttttttagaaCTCGGTGTCTTCTAGAccgagaaaagccagaaaatgtgtttttggctcatgtggatgaaaggCAACAACTTCCAGAATGCTTTCCTAGGAGTCCACTCCCAAGCCATACCTACTGGTTACAGTCAGACAGTGAGGCAGTCAAGTCAACTcaagtgttttattgtcatttcaaccatacACAAAACAACGTTTCACCATGGCTCAAGTGGTgttataaatttaaaatatataaaaacacacgaaacaagctacatttagtgcacacacacagtataggCCCCGTAAAGTTTATCTAACACATTGGTAGCATTAGCATTTGGTGGGATATAAACACAGCCGTGAATTTGCATGTCTCCACCAGCGGTTAGCAGTAGTTGGATAAAAGCCCCCAATTTCGGCACCAATTTGTGTCCATGTTAACGCAGCCCACCTCCACGAGTCTTACGGTGGTGATCCATTTGTCTGTGCAACTCTTCTGTCCGGCCTCACTCAACTCTATTCCTATGGGTGACGTCAAGCGGCTTTAACGTGCATgcaaagcattctgggaaggcagcgctgcatttgaaaaaaatgctgcGTGTCAGAAAGGTGGCTGATGCCCATCTTTATGCAAATTTATTAACTTCATTGTTTTAAAATGGCTGCGCGGCCTATTTCGCGCCtatatttttttcagaaacacaattcagtgaactatttttgtaaatagCTTTCCACCTAGCTCGAACTCCTGCACTCAGCCTACGTTTTAGCTTTCACACACACCGCTTTCAATGTCCCTGACGGTACACAAGCCGTCCGGCCTGAACGATCCgtcctgcgcatgtgcaaggTGTTCGCGCTTgcgcagatgataatcatgatgtacgaggatttacgaCACGGCACAATCTGTTCCAAAATAGCGGTCTGTCGTTAttctccaccggaaagctaacgttaatcgttagctgacagcttgattctgtgtaaaataatgttactcaaactaaaccgttggaaaagcaggctacagctaaattaagactttacagtaataataaagacaagtattgagtgacTGTATTTTAAATTAGCACAAGTAACGTAGAACTGACAGCTGTTATACATTTTAACGGCTATTTTCAGTTTTGGGGttcttttacatgctgtctcagccaGGGGTTAGTGGAATTAGCTCTTAGCTAAACTAATGTTAGCTTTCCGGAGGAGgcaaacagactttctttaactgtccatGGGAACAaatcgtgcagtgtcgtaatCTGCGTTCATCATGATAGCATCTGCCCATGTGCGAACAtcctgcgcagtaacgctcagccatcactggaaaCGTGCTAATATCCTTCCCTGGTCTCCGTCTAGAAcaacaggatctgttggtccatttctttaactgtctttgCTTGCAGTCCACAGTctctgggcaaaaatgcctctTATGAAGCTGATTAACGATTTTTGCGTCATCAGAGGCTTTTTTCCAGAGCCACAATACAGAGAGATCTAGTttcagggggacatgagggagggaagcatgGTCGTTTGAaaatactgatacaaagcttgATGCTAATCGGTGAAGTATCCTTTTAACCATATAGTTTGATCTTAAGGGTTAATGTTCAAACTGTCCTTTGTCTCATTGTCACTGCTATGGTGACGCTgtagaataaataataatgcagCCTGTGCTATTACTGTAGTTAACTGACATGTCTTCCCTCTTCTCCTATCCTTAGATCACCCGACACAAAATTTGAAGAGTTGGAGCTCTTTGGTGTGACCAACCTGGTAGAACACCCTGCCCAAATTAGCCCTCCAGGTCAGTGTATGGAAAGTAAAACGTCTGCACACTGTTAAAGGTGCTCCCAAAGGATTTGTGTTAAAAAGATGAACATTTCTGTCCCGTAAAGATCTCCATTATGAGGTAGAAGGGCACTCATAGAGAAATACCAATTGGCTTTGAAATTAACATGACCCTGGTGAGTTAATTAGTAGTATAGTTAATTACAGTTGTGTTCCGAATAATAccagtgtgttttaaaaagtaaataatgctcaaaatcctttatAGCTTtaaattccataatatcaatgcatttgGAACACTTCACATTCAATGCCAAAttaaaacatgaccaaaattgatcaagtttgtgttctaccttttacagaaagtgaagaaaaaggaatattaggctgttcaaaaaaatagcagtatttgcatttttctttaaaaactcaaacaattactgtataaactaaaaaatgtatcacgggtttgctttactttgaatcattGCAccaatatttagttgcataattcaggataaggcaacatgaccttcaagtattttgatgtattgaaactgatccatgatccctggtatgtgataaataggcccaacaccacagtatgagaaacattcCCATAACATGagttttgcaccaccatgcttcactgtctTCACaatgtactgtggcttgaattcagagCATGGGGGTTgttggacaaactgtctgcggcccctagacccaaaaagaaccgTTCTGCTCTCATCAGTTcacagaatgttgctccatttctcctttggccagtcaatgtgtcctttggcaaatttcaacctattcagtacatgtctttttttcagcaatggggcATTGtgggggcttctagctgatagctttgcttcataTAGTcttcttctgatcgtaacagtaTTCACAgataactttaagtcttctttgattttgctggagctgatcattggttgagcctttgccattttggctgtTCTTCCATCCATTCAAATGGTAGTTGACCATTTTTTCCCACGTAGTtaaggctttggatgccattccaagacatttgaaatcattttggctgagcagcctatacttttctgcacttctttgttttcccttctccaatcaactttttaatcaaagtcagttgttcctcagagcaatgtctggaatgacccattttgctgagtatttcagtgtgaaatgtacaataaccagcatgcacaacatttgtctccttccttaaatatgggccacaattgacacctgtttctttgCAGAACATGCcactttcaattacagattaaattacacagaatgagcagcatgcatgtcatgactgttgggaaTGTCTGTTTGCTATGACTccacaacacttactagtaaattatttgccatttagaaatatcacttctgccaaaaaacatgatttatgaggttattGTTGGCTGGAATTAATTCATAACTACCATTGTTTGCTGGAATtgttactatatatatatatatatataatatatatatatatatatatggtgttttttactCAGTTGACGCAGATAAGCCAGTAACGCTGGGTGTATACTTGACAAAGAAAGAACAGAAGAAGCTGAGAAGACAAACACGAAGGGAGGGGCAAAAAGAAGTTCAAGAGAAGGTTCGACTGGGACTGATGCCTCCACCAGAACCCAAAGGTACCCACATACAAATTACTATTATTACAAACTACTACAATATAGATTTAACAGAATGTAACTGAtgtgtggtttcattttctcagTACGCATCTCTAACCTGATGAGAGTGCTGGGGACAGAGGCAGTTCAAGACCCCACGAAGGTGGAAGCCCACGTCAGAGCCCAGATGGCCAAGAGACAGAAGTTAGTAACACAGTTAACCCCCACACTGCTACATTTCTTGCACTAAtttgatatttatatttaacgTGGTACGATAATCCATCATCTCCCTCTTTGCAGGGCTCATGAGGAGGCAAATGCAGCACGCAAGCTCACAGCGGagcagaggaaagagaagaaagtcAAGAAGTTAAAAGAAGACCTCAGTAATGGTGTTCACATTGCAGTGTACAGGTGTGCATTTGTAGCAAGAGATCACATACTGTCATATACAGTGGcaagaataagtttacacacgcatgctaaagttgattaaaatgaggaataaaaaaaaatcttttggaaattgatcttaatgtcttGATTCAAAGaattttggaaaatccaaccttttaaggacactaattttctttgtgaatgaataatgtattgcaaataaatatgttcttccttaaaatacagggggcataagtatacacaccccaatgttaaattcccatagaagcatgcacatttttattgggaaataaaaaaaaggtttggggAAAGTTCCCCaagccaatctctaggtatggtgaagggtatgttatgattgggggttattttaatttcaaaggtggtgtgtatacttattccccctgtattttaaggaagaacatttaattctttacaatacattattcattcataaagaaaattggaaaaggttggattttcctattttttttttttaaataaaggcattaagatcaatttccaaaagatgtttttttttttttttttattcctctttttaatcaacatgggtgtgtaaacttattctcgCCACTGTATAGTGCAGAGGGAATTGCAATGTAGAAGTGTCTAATTTAAGCACCTTACCTTCCCTGTACAGGATCCGTAACCTGCAAAATCCTGCAAAGAAGTTTAAAGTGGAGGCCAATGCCAACCAGCTGTATCTGACCGGCACAGTAGTTCTGCACAGAGATGTCAACCTTGTTGTGGTGGAGGGAGGTAAGGGTTGACACCAACAATAGCCAAATTAAATTGTCTGTTTCACAAATCACAGCTGGTACTTTTCATGAAATGTGATTTGCAATAATCTGTAAATTGCTGTGAGAGGAAATGTCTGTGGTACAACATTTACAATATCATCATCGTCAAATGTATAATATGTGGGATTTTCCTTGAAAACTCGCTCTCAATCATTACTTATGACCCACTAGAAGTGTGGCGGTGTATGTATCTGCAGAGACCCTGCcctctgtttgtattttctttatgtttttgtgaGAGTGGGAAGTCTTTGTAAACCCTTTGGGCccagtgtgggtgtgtgaccCCATGCCAACAACGGCGTGCAGGTTGTGCTGCCTATTCCCAACCTGCACTTTGCCCCCTCAGTGACACGCACAAGTTTAACTGACACAATAATAGACAGGATGAAGcgtatccatctatctatctaacaagATGGGTAGTTGGATAATCAAAGTCAAACtcaaaatctaat
The Etheostoma spectabile isolate EspeVRDwgs_2016 chromosome 6, UIUC_Espe_1.0, whole genome shotgun sequence genome window above contains:
- the prpf3 gene encoding U4/U6 small nuclear ribonucleoprotein Prp3, with the translated sequence MSLPKREVEELRPWVERTVKKVLGFSEPTVVTAALHCVGKGLDKRKTIDQLRPFLDDSAGGFVERLFEALEESRNARGNKGGGEKHRKRDLKDVFGDEPATGAVREIQESDVTAPKRKRVPRFEEVEVEEPEVIPGPPSESPGMLTKMQIKQMMEAATKQIEERKKQLSFSSSVPTAPLESPPVSRLLGTSTAAAAGGGSSIAPSQAASFMNDAIEKARKAAELQARIQSQLAMKPGILGALGNTGPHNLVALANLHAMGIAPPKVEIKEVNKPTPLILDDKGRTVDASGKEVELTHRMPTLKANIRAVKREQFRQQLKEKPGEDLESTSYFDQRVMITPAQRARRGFKFHDQGRFEKIAQRIRTKAQLERLQNEIAQAAKKTGIQASTKLALIAPRKEIGEGEVPNIEWWDSYILPYNIDISPDTKFEELELFGVTNLVEHPAQISPPVDADKPVTLGVYLTKKEQKKLRRQTRREGQKEVQEKVRLGLMPPPEPKVRISNLMRVLGTEAVQDPTKVEAHVRAQMAKRQKAHEEANAARKLTAEQRKEKKVKKLKEDLSNGVHIAVYRIRNLQNPAKKFKVEANANQLYLTGTVVLHRDVNLVVVEGGPKSQKKFKRMMLHRIKWEEHNSKRDDPDGDDDTKRNNKCWLIWEGTAKERSFGEMKFKQCPTENMAREHFKKHGTEHYWDLALSQSVLDGTDD